TGACAGGCCCGACCTTATGTTTACTGAAGAAACGCCGTTGCACACTTCTTCGCCCTATTCGGCTTCAAAGGCAAGCGCGGATCTGCTTGTTATGGCTTATCACCGCACTTACGGGCTTCCGGTTACAATTTCGCGCTGCTCGAACAACTATGGCCCTTATCATTTCCCGGAAAAACTGATCCCACTGGTTATTACAAGGGCGCTGGAAGACAAGACTATTCCTGTCTATGGCACCGGCGCAAACGTCCGGGATTGGCTGTATGTTGAAGACCATTGCAGAGCCATTGACCTTATTATCCATAAGGGCCGCGAAGGAGAAATATACAACATCGGCGGTCATAATGAACGCACAAACCTGCAGGTTGTCAAGACGGTGCTTCACGAGCTAAACAAACCTGAAAGCCTTATTACCTTCGTCACCGACCGTCCGGGGCACGACAGAAGATATGCGATAAATCCTGAGAAGATTGAAAAGGAACTCGGATGGAACCCCACATATAACTTTGAACAGGGCATCAAGGTAACCGTTAAATGGTATCTTGAGCACAGGCCTTGGTGGGAAAAGATAATCTCAGGTGAATATCAGAACTACTATAAGTCAATGTATTCAAATAGATAAATGAACAATCCAGCTGTATCTGCTCACATTAGGCAGGTACAGCTTTGGTTTAATTGACACTTTAATCCAACTATACTATAATATCTGCAAAATGGAACACCAGCCGGATTTTGAATATTTTGCCCTTCAATTATATTTAACCTGATAATAATTTTTGCTGCCCCGGCAATATACCCGCATGCACCGTATGGGGCATTGATGTTGACAATATTGGATACACGGTGAGCATTAAGGGAAAATTTTGGGAATAATGTATTTAGCAGTTGCTCCAGATTTTGGCCAGGAAGATAAATAGATTTGAGGGGATGTTTTTGAAGATTGTCAATAGTATAAAAGTGTTCAGGCACTACCAATACCTGCTTCAGCAGCTGATTGCAAGGGATTTCAAGGTCAAATATAAAAGGTCCTTTCTGGGTGTTGCGTGGAGTGTTCTGAATCCGCTTTTTACAATGATAATTCTTGATGTGGTCTTTCAGGAGCTCTTTAATCTGGGAAAGAGTTCGGTGAGAAACTACCCTGTTTATCTGCTTTCTGGTATAGTCCTTTTCAACTTTTTCAGTGAGGCAACAACCCTTTCCAACGGTGCTATTGTAGGCAATTTTAATCTGCTAACCAAAGTATATATCCCGAAATATATATTTCCCATGTCAAAGGTGCTATCGTCGGCAATCAATATGGTTTTCTCACTAATCGCCCTTTACCTTATTGTCGGCGAGGAAGCAATACGCACCCACCTGATGCACAAACCGGAGATTGAGCTTGTCAATATCACATGGACGCACCTGTTGCTTCCATACGTTCTTGTATGTATGGTCATATTCTGTATCGGCCTCGGGCTGCTGTTGTCGTCACTTACAGTATTTTTCCGGGATATGTTCTATATATGGGGCGTTGTTCTTACCGCGTGGAACTATCTGACGCCAATCATGTATGCAGAGAGTTTTGTTGAAAAATCCATCTTCTATCCGGTTATGAAGGTGATATTCCATATTAACCCGCTTTACTACTTTGTCAAATACGCACATACAGTCATCCTTTATAACACGGTGCCATCATTGAAGCTCCATCTTGAATGTCTTGCGTGCGCATTTATAATGCTTATAATCGGCGTCCTTTTCTTCCGCTCAAAACAGGATAAGTTTATTTACTACATTTAAGGGGGTATGCCTTTTGATTAAAGTCGATAATGTATCAATGAAATTCAATCTCGGCAAAGACAAGGTCAATACCCTCAAGGAATTTCTGATAAAGAAAGCAAAACATCAGATTGTGGTCAATGAATTCTGGGCACTAAAAAACATCTCGTTCGAGGTAAAACCCGGCGAAGTGCTCGGACTTGTCGGTTCCAATGGTGCCGGCAAGAGTACGCTTCTTAAGATAATCGCGGGCGTTATGAAGCCTACAAAAGGCACAGTAATAAGGCAAGGCATCCTGGCCCCTATGATTGAGCTTGGCGCAGGATTTGACATGGAGCTTACGGCAAGGGAAAATGTGTTTTTGAACGGTGCGATTCTCGGGTATTCTAAAGAATTCCTCGAGGAAAAATACGATGAGATAGTTGAGTTTTCTGAACTGTCGCAGTTTATGGATGTGCCAGTGAGGAACTTTTCATCCGGTATGATTGCGCGCCTTGCATTTTCTATTGCAACGCTTGTAGCGCC
This DNA window, taken from [Clostridium] cellulosi, encodes the following:
- a CDS encoding ABC transporter (High confidence in function and specificity) produces the protein MIKVDNVSMKFNLGKDKVNTLKEFLIKKAKHQIVVNEFWALKNISFEVKPGEVLGLVGSNGAGKSTLLKIIAGVMKPTKGTVIRQGILAPMIELGAGFDMELTARENVFLNGAILGYSKEFLEEKYDEIVEFSELSQFMDVPVRNFSSGMIARLAFSIATLVAPQILLVDEILSVGDPPFQQKSEAKMMSMINGGATVVFVSHSMAQIEKICTKVLWIDHGEMKMLGDVKEVLSEYEKFNNAR
- a CDS encoding ABC-2 type transporter (High confidence in function and specificity), producing MKIVNSIKVFRHYQYLLQQLIARDFKVKYKRSFLGVAWSVLNPLFTMIILDVVFQELFNLGKSSVRNYPVYLLSGIVLFNFFSEATTLSNGAIVGNFNLLTKVYIPKYIFPMSKVLSSAINMVFSLIALYLIVGEEAIRTHLMHKPEIELVNITWTHLLLPYVLVCMVIFCIGLGLLLSSLTVFFRDMFYIWGVVLTAWNYLTPIMYAESFVEKSIFYPVMKVIFHINPLYYFVKYAHTVILYNTVPSLKLHLECLACAFIMLIIGVLFFRSKQDKFIYYI
- the rfbB gene encoding dTDP-glucose 4,6-dehydratase (High confidence in function and specificity), whose translation is MNIIVTGGAGFIGSNFVYYMLKNHPDYRIICLDALTYAGNLHTLEEAMKNPNFRFVKGDIADRECVYKLFEEEKPDIVVNFAAESHVDRSIENPEIFLKTNIIGTQVMMDACRKYGIKRYHQVSTDEVYGDLPLDRPDLMFTEETPLHTSSPYSASKASADLLVMAYHRTYGLPVTISRCSNNYGPYHFPEKLIPLVITRALEDKTIPVYGTGANVRDWLYVEDHCRAIDLIIHKGREGEIYNIGGHNERTNLQVVKTVLHELNKPESLITFVTDRPGHDRRYAINPEKIEKELGWNPTYNFEQGIKVTVKWYLEHRPWWEKIISGEYQNYYKSMYSNR